The Gymnogyps californianus isolate 813 chromosome Z, ASM1813914v2, whole genome shotgun sequence genome has a window encoding:
- the SETD9 gene encoding SET domain-containing protein 9: MLGGLRRRWDAYKYRFVPWLALNLRRKRRTLRYVPESSQDKIISDEDVFETLLKIFKALFINDFSRQAHILALLPEVKCKYLELLTVEQKRSKVNSCNHQSQHVFSPEEVLFNTLGFSVTRDRSTLVSAGTGVFVTRGFVPKGTVVSMYPGTVYRKHEPIFFQSLGNPFIFRCIDGVLIDGNDKGLSRSVYRSCSRRDQLGPFQMSDESWLTAALQNPLAVGQYVNNCSHATRGV, from the exons aTGTTGGGAGGTCTGCGGCGGCGGTGGGACGCTTACAAGTATCGCTTCGTGCCGTGGCTGGCCCTCAACCTCCGCCGCAAGCGCAG gacCCTCCGATATGTTCCTGAAAGCTCCCAAGACAAAATTATCTCTGATGAAGATGTCTTTGAAACACtactcaaaatatttaaagctctGTTCATAAATGACTTCAGTAGACAAGCACATATTTTGGCCTTACTTCCAGAAGTCAAATGTAAATATCTGGAATTACTGACTGTTGAGCAGAAGCGATCAAAAGTGAATTCATGTAACCATCAGAGTCAACATGTGTTTAGTCCAGAGGAGGTTCTGTTTAACACGCTAGGGTTCAGTGTTACTCGAGACCGAAGTACCCTGGTGTCTGCTGGAACTGGAGTCTTTGTTACCAGAGGTTTTGTACCAAAAGGGACGGTTGTATCTATGTATCCTG GTACAGTATACAGAAAGCATGAGCCCATCTTTTTCCAGTCCCTTGGCAATCCCTTTATTTTTAGGTGCATAGATGGTGTCCTTATTGATGGGAACGATAAAGGACTATCAAGATCAGTGTACAG GTCTTGCAGCAGGAGAGATCAACTTGGCCCATTTCAAATGAGTGATGAGAGCTGGCTCACAGCTGCCCTACAAAACCCACTGGCGGTGGGACAGTATGTCAACAACTGCTCACATG CCACCCGAGGTGTGTAG